Proteins from a genomic interval of Amycolatopsis sp. cg13:
- a CDS encoding RNA polymerase sigma factor, producing MTTTSVPLDDATLVGRARDGDVRAYEQLVQRYQGPMFRLALKMLHHRGDAEDVVQEAFLGAWRKLAQLNDDKAFVGWLYRGTTNRCLNVIRARRPQADVDLDLAESPRRDTQPEHAAQVSGQLAALDNALQTLTPQQRACWLLREVHGRSYDEISEIVGANPTAVRGRIARARAQLAEVMKPWR from the coding sequence GTGACCACGACCAGTGTCCCGCTCGACGACGCCACGCTCGTCGGCCGTGCGCGAGACGGCGACGTGCGCGCGTACGAACAGCTCGTGCAGCGTTATCAGGGCCCGATGTTCCGGCTCGCCCTGAAAATGCTGCACCACCGCGGCGACGCCGAGGACGTAGTGCAGGAAGCGTTCCTCGGCGCGTGGCGGAAGCTGGCGCAGCTGAACGACGACAAGGCGTTCGTCGGCTGGCTGTACCGCGGAACGACCAACCGCTGCCTCAACGTGATCCGGGCGCGCCGCCCGCAGGCCGACGTCGACCTCGACCTGGCCGAGTCGCCGCGCCGCGACACTCAGCCCGAGCACGCCGCGCAGGTCAGCGGCCAGCTCGCGGCGCTCGACAACGCGCTTCAGACGCTGACGCCGCAGCAGCGCGCGTGCTGGCTGTTGCGTGAGGTGCACGGCCGGTCGTACGACGAGATCAGCGAGATCGTCGGCGCGAACCCCACCGCGGTCCGGGGCCGGATCGCCCGGGCCCGTGCGCAGCTGGCGGAGGTGATGAAGCCGTGGAGGTGA
- a CDS encoding Asp23/Gls24 family envelope stress response protein translates to MTAEYVIAAPVIASVAARAAAETAGVVRLEPGLRGLATAWAREARQRWKGLEPAPADGVRVRVHEDRLTVEVDVIISGADQAAAVGRAVQLAVFREVLAQTGRSVDAVRVSILDIEVGRQ, encoded by the coding sequence ATGACCGCCGAATACGTGATCGCCGCCCCGGTGATCGCGAGCGTCGCCGCCCGGGCGGCCGCCGAAACCGCTGGAGTCGTGCGCCTGGAGCCCGGCCTGCGCGGTTTGGCGACCGCCTGGGCCCGCGAAGCCCGGCAACGGTGGAAGGGCCTGGAACCGGCCCCCGCGGACGGCGTCCGGGTGCGGGTCCATGAGGACCGCCTGACCGTCGAGGTCGACGTGATCATCTCGGGCGCGGACCAAGCCGCCGCCGTGGGCCGCGCGGTGCAGCTCGCGGTGTTCCGGGAAGTCCTGGCGCAGACCGGTCGTTCCGTGGACGCCGTCCGAGTGTCCATTTTGGACATCGAAGTGGGGCGGCAGTGA
- a CDS encoding Asp23/Gls24 family envelope stress response protein — MEVNQDYELPCGRELETLWENLDEADEHQADCVHCRTARESLLALRAATQELIDEPDPTPPDLVGRIMSAVRAEVRRGQMLDLPAAEPGSVEVSEQAVAVVLRYAADSAGNVRARRVRVRKVGVDPSGAAQVEVELTLTTRLGNTSGADTLARVRELVSAAASSRVGISLVSLDLLVEDVYEDGE; from the coding sequence GTGGAGGTGAACCAGGACTACGAATTGCCGTGCGGCCGGGAACTGGAGACGCTCTGGGAAAACCTGGACGAGGCCGACGAGCACCAGGCGGACTGCGTCCACTGCCGTACCGCGCGGGAAAGCCTGCTGGCCCTGCGCGCGGCGACGCAGGAGCTGATCGACGAACCCGACCCGACCCCGCCTGACCTGGTAGGACGGATCATGTCGGCCGTCCGCGCCGAGGTGCGCCGCGGCCAGATGCTGGACCTGCCCGCCGCCGAACCGGGCTCGGTCGAAGTGAGCGAACAAGCCGTCGCGGTCGTGCTCCGCTATGCGGCCGACTCCGCCGGCAACGTCCGTGCCCGCCGCGTGCGGGTGCGAAAGGTCGGTGTCGATCCCTCTGGCGCGGCGCAGGTCGAGGTCGAACTCACCCTCACGACGCGCCTGGGGAACACCAGCGGCGCTGACACGTTGGCCCGCGTACGAGAACTGGTGTCCGCCGCCGCGAGCTCACGAGTGGGTATTTCGTTGGTAAGCCTGGATCTACTGGTGGAAGACGTGTACGAGGACGGGGAATGA